The proteins below are encoded in one region of Thermodesulfovibrio thiophilus DSM 17215:
- the trxA gene encoding thioredoxin has translation MAEGILELTSSKWETEVLNAKGLVMVDFWAPWCGPCRIIAPTIEELAKEYEGKIKVGKLNTDENPDIATRYGIMGIPTIMFFKDGQRVDQIVGVVPKSILKSKLDTLLSS, from the coding sequence ATGGCTGAAGGTATTCTAGAGCTTACTAGCTCTAAATGGGAAACTGAAGTTTTAAATGCTAAAGGTTTAGTAATGGTAGATTTCTGGGCTCCATGGTGTGGTCCGTGTAGAATAATTGCTCCTACAATAGAAGAGCTTGCCAAGGAGTATGAAGGGAAAATCAAAGTAGGGAAGCTTAATACAGATGAAAATCCTGATATTGCAACGCGCTATGGCATTATGGGAATTCCAACAATAATGTTTTTTAAAGATGGCCAGAGAGTTGATCAGATTGTTGGTGTTGTTCCGAAATCTATTTTAAAAAGCAAACTGGATACCCTTCTTAGCAGTTAA
- a CDS encoding phosphomannomutase encodes MNASELWKEILDNPATKKNLLKDIEKLAKENNNPAEIHFGTSGWRGEIGSDFTMHNVRILAHAIIEAVKSEDKSILKAIGVNSFNEFKKRGVIVGHDTRILGREFAYEIIGVIQSEGVKCYYAGEATTPEFSAGIVELGVAASINLTPSHNPPNYGGFKLNPSDGGPAPEELTKPIETIANELMKKETKIKIAHTEIVEHINLTDLYTAFLKKRNVIDLEKITKFIERYKPSIAIDHMYGTSRGKLAKILSLKPGTFICLRKDDDPLFEGLSPEPSQANLNLALSKLREQSSSKDILGFAAIIDPDGDRVRFADLKRQIPMNYFGAMAFHFLYTHKNMRGVVAKSVGTSNFVNAIASELGVDIVETKVGFKHFRPYLLPNARTKTIVAFEESDGISAQRHVLEKDAIFGVLLAIEMLATLNKNLSDYLEEIESLYGTYFPDRTGIELPREKFGPHIKKKVQEFAKKFKTGDNFEIGTLKKSISDIITIDGLKIVFKDNSWIMIRPSGTEPKIRIYVEGKSEEEKNILIKETKQLVIQLCQ; translated from the coding sequence ATGAACGCATCTGAGTTATGGAAGGAAATTTTAGATAATCCAGCGACTAAAAAAAACCTTCTCAAAGATATTGAAAAGCTCGCCAAAGAAAATAATAATCCAGCAGAGATTCACTTTGGAACATCAGGCTGGCGCGGAGAAATAGGCTCTGATTTTACAATGCATAATGTAAGGATTCTTGCTCATGCAATAATTGAAGCTGTTAAAAGTGAAGATAAAAGCATTTTAAAAGCAATAGGAGTGAATTCTTTTAATGAGTTTAAAAAAAGAGGAGTTATTGTTGGACATGACACTAGGATTCTAGGCAGAGAGTTTGCATATGAAATAATTGGAGTTATTCAGTCAGAAGGAGTAAAGTGCTACTATGCTGGAGAGGCAACCACTCCTGAGTTTTCTGCTGGAATTGTTGAACTTGGTGTGGCAGCTTCCATAAATCTAACACCAAGTCATAATCCGCCAAATTATGGTGGATTCAAACTAAATCCATCTGATGGAGGTCCGGCTCCTGAAGAACTTACAAAACCAATTGAAACCATTGCAAATGAACTTATGAAAAAAGAAACAAAAATCAAGATTGCTCATACAGAAATTGTTGAACATATTAATCTCACAGACCTCTATACTGCATTTCTCAAAAAAAGAAATGTGATTGATTTAGAAAAAATTACAAAGTTCATTGAACGTTATAAACCATCAATAGCAATTGACCATATGTATGGTACAAGTCGAGGAAAACTTGCAAAAATACTTTCGTTAAAACCAGGAACATTCATATGTCTTAGAAAGGATGATGATCCTCTTTTTGAAGGACTTTCACCTGAACCAAGTCAAGCAAATCTCAATCTCGCTCTATCAAAACTAAGAGAGCAAAGCTCCTCAAAAGATATTTTAGGTTTTGCTGCAATAATCGATCCCGACGGAGATAGAGTTCGTTTTGCTGATTTAAAAAGACAGATACCCATGAATTATTTTGGTGCAATGGCATTTCATTTTCTTTACACACATAAAAATATGCGGGGAGTTGTTGCAAAAAGTGTAGGTACAAGTAATTTTGTAAACGCAATAGCTTCAGAACTTGGAGTTGATATTGTTGAAACAAAGGTTGGATTCAAACATTTTAGACCATATCTTCTACCCAATGCCAGAACTAAAACAATAGTTGCCTTTGAGGAATCCGATGGAATATCAGCTCAAAGGCATGTTTTAGAAAAAGATGCAATTTTTGGAGTTCTTCTTGCTATTGAGATGCTGGCCACTTTGAATAAAAATCTGAGTGATTATCTTGAAGAAATCGAATCCCTGTATGGAACATATTTCCCTGACAGAACCGGGATAGAACTTCCAAGAGAGAAATTCGGTCCACATATAAAGAAAAAGGTACAGGAATTCGCAAAAAAATTTAAAACAGGAGATAATTTTGAAATAGGAACTCTGAAAAAAAGCATCTCTGACATTATAACCATTGACGGATTGAAAATAGTTTTTAAAGATAACTCATGGATAATGATTCGTCCATCAGGAACAGAACCAAAAATAAGAATTTATGTTGAAGGCAAATCCGAAGAAGAAAAAAATATTTTAATAAAAGAAACCAAACAACTGGTAATACAATTATGCCAGTGA
- a CDS encoding Gfo/Idh/MocA family protein, protein MNKLKIAVFGGGYWGKNLIKNFSNSAMGEVKIVCDLNQDVLSEIASQFPFVEVTSDFQRIIKDTQIDCVAIATPPSLHYPVARETLLAKKHTWVEKPLAMHIEEGEELVQIAKNNKLVLFVDETFLYDPALRMVKDIIDSGRIGNIYHLLFQRLGMGRVRCDSNVWWNSAPHDISILKYLIPNTVKEITSKNFCYLQKDIADVAWSSLEFVDGISACINLSWFYPISTASVTVIGSNGAIHYEGRFKARKVSVYKFNIGSPPEKKVNGVPSPNFIPINAQLEEEITDFGTLTPLEIACQHFLSCIIENKEPLSSGAKSLKVVRLMNAGELSNQKGGIPIKMPEEL, encoded by the coding sequence ATGAATAAATTGAAAATTGCTGTATTTGGTGGAGGATACTGGGGTAAGAATTTAATCAAAAACTTCTCCAACTCCGCTATGGGAGAGGTAAAAATAGTATGCGATTTAAATCAGGATGTGTTATCAGAAATTGCCTCTCAGTTTCCTTTTGTTGAAGTCACTTCAGATTTTCAGAGAATTATAAAAGATACTCAGATTGATTGTGTGGCGATTGCAACTCCTCCCAGTCTTCATTATCCTGTAGCCAGGGAGACTTTACTGGCTAAAAAGCACACATGGGTAGAAAAGCCTCTGGCAATGCATATTGAGGAAGGAGAGGAATTGGTTCAAATCGCTAAAAATAATAAGTTGGTTCTTTTTGTCGATGAAACTTTTCTTTATGATCCGGCATTGAGGATGGTTAAGGATATTATTGATTCAGGAAGAATAGGCAACATTTATCATCTTCTTTTTCAAAGGCTTGGTATGGGCAGGGTTCGTTGTGACTCAAATGTATGGTGGAATTCTGCTCCTCATGACATTTCCATTCTCAAGTATCTTATTCCCAATACAGTTAAAGAGATAACCTCGAAAAACTTCTGTTACCTTCAAAAAGATATTGCAGATGTGGCATGGTCTTCTCTGGAGTTTGTCGATGGAATTTCCGCATGTATCAACTTAAGCTGGTTTTATCCTATAAGCACCGCAAGCGTTACTGTTATAGGCAGTAATGGAGCCATACACTATGAAGGCAGATTTAAAGCGCGCAAAGTAAGTGTTTATAAATTCAATATTGGTTCACCACCTGAAAAGAAAGTAAACGGAGTTCCATCACCGAATTTTATTCCAATTAATGCACAGTTAGAAGAGGAAATCACTGATTTTGGAACTCTCACGCCACTTGAAATTGCATGTCAGCATTTCCTTAGTTGTATAATAGAAAACAAAGAACCATTAAGTAGCGGAGCAAAATCTTTAAAAGTTGTAAGGCTCATGAATGCAGGAGAGCTTTCAAATCAAAAAGGTGGTATTCCAATTAAAATGCCAGAGGAATTATAG
- the ffh gene encoding signal recognition particle protein, whose protein sequence is MFEALTDKFEIIFKKLKGKGILKEDDVDVALKEIRIALLEADVNFKVVKSFIERVRQKAIGKEILESLSPAQQVIKIVYDELCELLGGSSSKIQLNANPPTVIMMVGLHGSGKTTTSAKLARIFKKQGRRPMLVAADLQRPAAIDQLVTLGKQIDIPVFHSYEIKDPRELCREALKKSVIDRMDPVIVDTAGRMHVDEDLMKELQDVREILQPKEVLFVADAMTGQDAVNIAKSFNEKIGIDGVILTKMDGDARGGAALSIKEVTGKPIKFIGTGEKIDALEEFYPDRMAKRILGMGDVLTLIEQAQQAYDQKEAEKLKTKIEKNEFSFDDLKEQIRKMRKMGPLENILSMIPGANKMLKNIKIDEKEFIRVEAIINSMTLEERTNPKILNASRRIRIAKGSGTTVTEVNRLIKQFNEMRKLMKQMKHGKGLKLPKIFPF, encoded by the coding sequence ATGTTTGAAGCATTGACAGATAAATTTGAAATAATATTTAAAAAGCTTAAAGGAAAAGGAATTCTTAAAGAAGACGATGTAGATGTTGCTTTAAAAGAAATAAGGATTGCCTTACTTGAAGCAGATGTCAATTTTAAGGTTGTTAAATCATTTATTGAAAGAGTAAGACAGAAGGCGATAGGAAAAGAAATTCTTGAAAGTCTCTCACCAGCACAACAGGTAATAAAGATTGTTTACGATGAACTTTGTGAACTTCTTGGAGGAAGTAGTTCAAAAATTCAGCTAAATGCTAACCCTCCAACTGTAATTATGATGGTAGGACTTCATGGTTCTGGCAAAACTACCACTTCAGCAAAATTAGCGAGGATTTTTAAAAAGCAGGGACGCCGCCCAATGCTTGTTGCAGCAGATCTTCAGAGACCAGCAGCCATTGACCAGCTTGTAACTCTTGGTAAACAGATAGATATTCCTGTTTTTCATTCATATGAGATTAAGGATCCGAGAGAACTGTGCAGGGAAGCTTTAAAGAAATCAGTAATTGACAGAATGGATCCAGTGATTGTTGATACTGCTGGAAGAATGCATGTGGACGAGGATCTCATGAAGGAGCTTCAGGATGTGAGAGAAATTCTTCAACCTAAAGAAGTTCTTTTTGTAGCTGATGCGATGACAGGACAGGATGCTGTTAATATTGCAAAGAGTTTCAATGAAAAAATTGGCATAGATGGTGTCATTCTTACGAAAATGGATGGTGATGCTCGTGGTGGCGCAGCATTATCAATAAAAGAGGTAACTGGCAAACCAATAAAGTTTATTGGAACCGGTGAAAAGATTGATGCTCTTGAAGAGTTTTATCCTGATAGAATGGCAAAGAGAATTCTTGGAATGGGAGATGTTTTAACTCTTATTGAGCAGGCGCAACAGGCCTATGATCAGAAAGAGGCTGAGAAACTAAAAACAAAGATTGAAAAAAATGAGTTTAGTTTTGATGACCTGAAAGAACAGATAAGAAAAATGAGAAAGATGGGTCCTCTTGAAAACATTCTTTCCATGATTCCAGGCGCTAATAAAATGCTTAAAAACATTAAGATAGATGAAAAGGAGTTCATAAGAGTGGAGGCAATAATTAACTCAATGACTCTTGAAGAAAGAACAAATCCTAAAATTTTGAATGCAAGCAGAAGAATACGCATTGCTAAAGGAAGTGGAACAACTGTTACAGAAGTAAACAGGCTTATTAAACAGTTTAATGAGATGAGAAAGCTTATGAAGCAGATGAAACATGGGAAAGGATTGAAGCTTCCGAAAATATTTCCTTTTTAA
- a CDS encoding energy-coupling factor ABC transporter ATP-binding protein: MKKPIIKLRNISFHYDSIEVLKNLNLEVYEGDRIGLIGPNGSGKTTLLYIIMGLLKPTSGTVEIFGKPRHTEKDFIEIRQKIGLLFQDSDSQLFCPTVKEDIAFGPLNLGKTREEAFKIVNETCELLGLKGFEDRITYKLSGGEKKLVAFATVMAMNPICYLLDEPSSGLDEETTERLLNYLRNNAQTYLLVSHDKDFINKATDKIFVLEPNKISILEKL, from the coding sequence GTGAAAAAGCCAATTATAAAACTCAGAAATATTTCATTTCACTATGACAGCATAGAAGTTCTCAAAAATCTTAATCTTGAAGTTTATGAAGGTGACAGAATAGGTCTTATCGGTCCAAATGGTTCAGGTAAAACCACACTTCTATATATTATAATGGGACTTTTAAAACCAACTTCAGGAACAGTTGAAATATTCGGTAAACCAAGACATACGGAAAAGGATTTTATCGAAATAAGACAGAAAATAGGTCTTCTCTTTCAGGATTCAGACAGCCAATTATTCTGCCCCACAGTAAAGGAAGATATAGCATTCGGCCCTCTAAATCTTGGCAAAACAAGGGAAGAGGCATTTAAGATTGTAAATGAAACCTGCGAATTGCTCGGACTGAAAGGATTTGAAGACAGAATTACATATAAGCTTTCTGGAGGAGAAAAAAAGCTTGTTGCTTTTGCAACTGTAATGGCAATGAACCCGATATGTTATTTGCTGGATGAACCTTCTTCAGGACTTGATGAAGAAACAACAGAGAGACTCCTGAATTATTTAAGAAATAATGCACAAACTTATCTCCTGGTTTCGCATGACAAAGATTTTATTAACAAGGCAACTGATAAAATTTTTGTGCTTGAACCTAACAAAATATCTATACTTGAAAAATTATAA
- the aroE gene encoding shikimate dehydrogenase codes for MITGKTKIIGIFGDPIEHTLSPLIHNEAFKYLGLDYCYVPFHVKREKLKEAVEGIRALDIKGVNITVPHKEEVIKYLDIVSDEAKEIGAVNTIVNMEGVLKGYNTDVRGFISSLKEEGFFIKGKNVLIIGGGGAARAVVYGILIEGGRVYIFNRTSTKAQAIKEKFSNLGFIEIIENINKFVAEKINIIVNATSLGLKKDDPPPLNPNLLTSEHTYCDLVYPETTLMKKAKKIGCKVIGGYGMLVWQAAFAFEIWTGMQAPIEIMKKTLKIR; via the coding sequence ATGATTACAGGAAAAACAAAAATCATTGGTATATTTGGAGATCCTATAGAACATACGCTTTCTCCTTTGATTCATAATGAGGCTTTTAAATATCTTGGGCTTGATTACTGTTATGTTCCATTCCATGTAAAGAGAGAAAAATTGAAAGAAGCTGTTGAAGGAATCAGAGCTTTGGATATAAAAGGTGTAAATATAACAGTTCCTCATAAAGAAGAAGTCATTAAGTATCTTGATATAGTTTCTGATGAGGCTAAAGAAATTGGAGCGGTCAATACAATTGTAAACATGGAAGGAGTTTTAAAAGGATACAATACTGATGTTAGAGGTTTTATTTCATCGCTTAAGGAAGAGGGATTTTTCATTAAAGGCAAAAATGTTTTAATCATTGGAGGAGGAGGTGCTGCCAGAGCAGTGGTTTATGGAATTTTAATAGAAGGTGGAAGGGTTTATATTTTTAATAGAACCTCTACTAAAGCTCAAGCAATAAAAGAAAAGTTCAGCAATCTTGGTTTTATTGAAATTATTGAAAACATTAACAAATTTGTTGCTGAAAAGATCAATATTATAGTAAATGCAACATCACTTGGATTAAAAAAAGATGACCCACCACCCTTAAATCCTAATTTATTAACATCAGAGCATACTTATTGTGATCTTGTTTATCCTGAAACTACATTGATGAAAAAGGCAAAAAAAATTGGATGTAAGGTAATTGGAGGATATGGGATGCTTGTGTGGCAGGCTGCATTTGCCTTTGAAATATGGACAGGGATGCAGGCGCCGATTGAGATTATGAAAAAAACTTTAAAAATTAGGTAG
- a CDS encoding peroxiredoxin family protein gives MKKVLILIFFTFFLIPQIGQSTIKKEDSAPDFSLITIDDKIVNLYQFNGKVIIIEFLSTKCFACDYIIPDINRLYEKFNGEAVQIIGVLFNNEIENPEKLREFKKHRGIKYPVFISDSKTKKLYNIFGFPNFFILNDKKKIVQIYRGITNDMFGLLNKETEKLLRR, from the coding sequence GTGAAAAAGGTTTTAATTTTAATTTTTTTTACTTTTTTTTTAATTCCTCAGATAGGGCAGAGTACAATCAAAAAAGAGGACTCTGCTCCTGACTTTTCCCTTATTACAATAGATGATAAAATCGTAAATCTTTATCAATTTAATGGTAAAGTTATAATTATCGAATTTTTATCAACAAAATGTTTTGCCTGTGACTATATAATTCCTGATATCAACCGGCTTTATGAGAAATTTAACGGTGAAGCTGTTCAAATAATTGGAGTTTTGTTCAACAATGAAATAGAAAATCCTGAAAAGTTAAGAGAATTTAAAAAACACAGAGGAATTAAATATCCTGTTTTTATAAGTGATAGCAAAACAAAGAAACTCTACAATATTTTTGGTTTTCCAAACTTTTTTATTCTGAATGATAAAAAAAAGATTGTTCAGATATACAGAGGTATAACGAATGATATGTTTGGATTGCTCAATAAAGAAACTGAAAAGCTTTTGAGGAGGTAA
- the cbiQ gene encoding cobalt ECF transporter T component CbiQ: MHLEEFAEGSSFLHKADPRVKIIIFSLFSILCATATDLKIPLYYLIYSVFLLFIADLKIKPFLSRIFVANFFILFIWIFIPLSYHSNPYTTVGMFKISHEGLRYALLITVKCNAIIIATITLLSTSSVFSLAHAMLHLKVPQKLVTIFFLFYRYITVIHEEYLKIRQAVMVRGFTPRTDIHTYKTYAYMIGGMLIKSYERAEEIYRAMLCRGFHGFFPLFEHFHTRKNDIIFGIISLSSFILFWTIK, encoded by the coding sequence ATGCATCTTGAAGAGTTTGCAGAGGGTAGTTCTTTTTTACATAAAGCTGATCCAAGAGTAAAGATTATAATTTTTTCTTTGTTCAGCATTTTATGTGCTACTGCAACAGACCTTAAAATACCATTGTACTATCTCATTTATTCTGTATTTTTGCTTTTTATTGCTGATTTAAAAATAAAGCCTTTTCTTTCAAGAATTTTTGTTGCAAATTTTTTCATTCTCTTTATATGGATTTTTATTCCTCTTAGCTATCATAGCAATCCTTATACAACAGTAGGTATGTTTAAAATAAGCCACGAAGGATTAAGATATGCCTTATTAATCACAGTTAAGTGCAATGCCATCATTATAGCAACAATAACACTTCTTTCAACATCTTCGGTTTTTTCTCTTGCCCATGCTATGCTTCATTTGAAAGTTCCCCAAAAGCTTGTAACAATATTTTTTCTTTTTTATAGGTACATTACTGTAATTCATGAGGAATATCTGAAAATAAGACAAGCTGTTATGGTTCGAGGATTTACTCCAAGAACAGATATTCATACCTATAAAACATATGCATATATGATTGGCGGAATGCTTATTAAAAGCTATGAAAGAGCAGAAGAAATTTATAGAGCAATGCTCTGTAGAGGTTTTCACGGGTTTTTCCCTTTGTTTGAGCATTTTCACACAAGAAAAAATGATATAATATTCGGTATTATTTCATTGTCATCTTTTATTTTATTCTGGACTATAAAGTGA
- a CDS encoding DegT/DnrJ/EryC1/StrS family aminotransferase: MNSVSTNTVEKKIPLLDLHRGFEPLEKEIKEEWDNILKSMKLLNGNNLKKFEESFSNYLGVRYAYGVSSGTASLMLGVIASNIGSGDEVILHPNCFMAAVEAIKIAGAKPVLVDTEKEGFGPDPDQIEKTISEKTKAILIVHMYGHPINVTPILDICNKHGLKLIEDCSHAHGAEYKGRKVGSFGHVGCFSCGIVKNLNAYGDAGVVVTNDENTAFRLNYLRVHGQVKKNNHVFYGFNSRLDELQAAVLRIKLKYLDEKNARRKEIARRYCEALADIKDITLPQKDEINCRSVYHQFVIRTSQRDSLAAHLKSHGIDTGVHYPIPLHLQTPWKDNNFGTYNLPRAERLAQEILSIPVFPELRDDEIDYIIESIKEFFK; the protein is encoded by the coding sequence ATGAATTCAGTATCAACAAATACTGTGGAGAAAAAGATTCCATTGCTGGATTTACACCGTGGGTTTGAACCTTTAGAAAAAGAAATTAAAGAAGAGTGGGATAACATTTTAAAAAGTATGAAACTTCTTAATGGTAATAACTTGAAAAAATTTGAAGAAAGTTTTTCTAATTACCTGGGAGTTCGTTATGCATATGGAGTTTCATCAGGAACTGCCTCTCTAATGTTAGGAGTGATTGCCAGCAATATTGGTAGTGGTGATGAAGTTATATTGCATCCTAACTGTTTTATGGCTGCTGTAGAGGCCATTAAAATAGCGGGAGCAAAACCAGTACTGGTTGATACTGAAAAAGAAGGTTTTGGTCCTGATCCTGACCAGATTGAGAAAACAATTTCAGAAAAAACTAAAGCGATACTTATTGTTCACATGTATGGACATCCAATAAATGTAACCCCAATTCTGGATATCTGTAATAAACATGGACTAAAGCTTATCGAAGACTGTTCCCACGCGCATGGGGCTGAATATAAAGGCCGTAAAGTAGGAAGCTTCGGACATGTTGGATGCTTTAGCTGTGGAATAGTAAAAAACCTTAATGCTTATGGTGATGCAGGGGTTGTTGTTACAAATGATGAGAATACAGCATTTCGTTTGAATTACTTACGCGTTCACGGTCAGGTGAAAAAGAACAATCATGTTTTCTATGGATTTAATAGCCGACTGGATGAACTTCAGGCTGCTGTACTGAGAATAAAGCTTAAATATCTTGATGAAAAAAATGCAAGACGAAAAGAAATAGCCCGGCGATATTGTGAAGCTTTGGCAGATATTAAAGATATTACATTACCTCAGAAAGATGAGATTAATTGCCGAAGTGTCTATCATCAATTTGTAATTAGAACATCACAGCGTGACTCATTGGCAGCACATTTAAAGTCTCACGGAATTGATACAGGTGTTCATTATCCAATTCCATTACATCTACAAACTCCATGGAAAGATAACAACTTTGGTACATATAATCTGCCAAGAGCTGAACGTCTTGCACAGGAAATTCTTTCCATTCCTGTTTTCCCTGAACTAAGGGATGATGAAATTGATTATATTATTGAGTCAATAAAGGAGTTTTTTAAATAA
- a CDS encoding menaquinone biosynthetic enzyme MqnA/MqnD family protein produces MKLKVGWIQYANVYPIFYVLEREKLLTDDIHLVKGVPSQLNWALRNSLIDVSPSSSVEYLLNQEIYDYVDEICISAKEYVASVLFFSNYDIKALDGRKILLTDQSATSHLLLKVILEQFVQVKPEYDISAAPYTGESFLLIGDDALKYSKLNKTKKVYDLANLWYQYTGLPFVFALWIVRKEVTRPDCEVYREYLKFREKLLHAKNSYSKYFNEMVKDYYLTEFMTKDEIVYYWTENMDYNLTDKHKESLKLFEKYINSLA; encoded by the coding sequence ATGAAGTTAAAAGTTGGCTGGATTCAATATGCCAATGTTTATCCAATATTTTACGTTCTTGAAAGGGAAAAATTATTGACTGATGATATTCACCTTGTAAAAGGTGTGCCATCTCAACTTAACTGGGCATTAAGAAACAGTCTAATAGATGTGAGCCCTTCTTCTTCAGTGGAGTATTTACTAAATCAAGAAATTTATGATTATGTTGATGAAATTTGCATAAGTGCGAAAGAGTATGTTGCGAGTGTGCTTTTTTTTAGTAATTATGACATAAAAGCTCTTGATGGCAGGAAGATTTTGCTTACAGATCAGTCTGCCACTTCTCATTTACTTTTAAAAGTAATTCTGGAACAATTTGTTCAGGTAAAGCCAGAATACGATATCTCAGCAGCTCCATATACTGGAGAGTCTTTTTTATTAATAGGAGACGATGCTCTTAAATACAGTAAGTTAAATAAAACTAAAAAGGTCTATGACCTTGCAAATTTGTGGTATCAATATACAGGATTGCCATTTGTATTTGCTCTTTGGATTGTAAGGAAAGAAGTAACCAGACCAGATTGCGAAGTTTATAGAGAATATCTGAAATTCCGAGAAAAACTTCTCCATGCAAAAAACAGTTATAGCAAATATTTCAATGAGATGGTAAAAGATTACTATTTAACAGAGTTTATGACAAAAGATGAAATAGTTTATTACTGGACAGAAAACATGGATTACAATTTAACAGATAAACACAAAGAAAGTTTAAAACTTTTTGAAAAATATATTAATTCACTGGCATAA
- the cbiM gene encoding cobalt transporter CbiM has translation MHISEGVLSTSVLFTGAILSIAGLALGLRRIRNADIPKVAVLSSAFFVASLIHIPIGPSSAHLVLNGLVGVLLGWAAFPSIFVGLILQALVFQFGGLTTLGVNTFAMAMPGVVVYFAFKKFIKKGRNTAFIGGVLAGASAIILSAVLISIALLETEKSFIGIAGTFLAVHLPIALIEGIITGFVVVYLKKVKPEALG, from the coding sequence ATGCATATATCTGAAGGAGTTCTTTCTACGTCAGTATTGTTTACAGGAGCGATTTTATCTATTGCAGGACTTGCTCTTGGACTTCGTAGAATAAGAAATGCTGATATACCAAAAGTTGCGGTGCTTTCAAGTGCTTTTTTTGTTGCATCATTGATTCACATTCCTATTGGTCCGAGTTCTGCTCATTTAGTTTTAAATGGACTTGTTGGAGTGCTTCTTGGCTGGGCAGCTTTTCCTTCCATATTTGTTGGTTTGATACTTCAAGCGCTTGTTTTTCAATTTGGAGGATTAACAACACTTGGGGTGAATACATTTGCCATGGCAATGCCAGGAGTTGTAGTATATTTTGCTTTTAAAAAATTTATTAAGAAAGGCAGAAATACCGCATTTATTGGTGGAGTACTTGCTGGAGCATCTGCGATAATTCTCAGTGCAGTATTAATAAGTATTGCCCTTCTTGAAACAGAAAAAAGCTTTATTGGAATTGCAGGAACATTTCTTGCAGTGCATCTTCCAATTGCCTTAATTGAGGGAATAATCACTGGATTTGTTGTAGTTTATCTTAAAAAAGTTAAGCCGGAGGCGCTGGGATGA
- a CDS encoding glycosyltransferase family 2 protein, whose product MANDFPALSLIIPLHNEAGTLVSLYQEIKEVLDGLGITYEIIFVNDASTDDTPEILRQLKTIDSHIRVIEHKKNYGEAAALSAGFKVFRGDIVITMDGDGQNDPHDIPQMVQKIKEGYKAVTGWRKKRQEKYLTRILPSIIANRIISFVTGIPSHDNGCGLKAYRAELVRNFIVPHGFHRFLPAVLGVKSEEVAEVKVNDRRRTYGKSHYGLSRTKEVIRELLTIQFMIHNPKIWLPRFRLLYITFSGITLVLLVVSISNSKTSVLLITCLSLILTIVFRIIFKNLDRVINIREKMEFQREELLI is encoded by the coding sequence ATGGCAAATGATTTTCCTGCTCTGTCTTTGATAATTCCTCTACACAATGAAGCAGGTACTCTTGTATCCCTATATCAGGAAATTAAAGAAGTGCTTGACGGACTGGGAATAACCTATGAGATTATTTTTGTCAATGATGCAAGCACAGATGACACTCCAGAGATTCTAAGACAACTAAAAACTATAGATTCGCATATAAGAGTGATTGAACATAAAAAAAATTATGGAGAAGCTGCAGCTCTTTCCGCAGGATTTAAAGTTTTTCGTGGTGATATTGTTATTACTATGGATGGTGATGGACAGAATGATCCACACGACATCCCGCAAATGGTGCAAAAGATAAAAGAAGGTTATAAAGCAGTGACAGGCTGGCGAAAAAAAAGACAGGAAAAATATTTAACCCGTATTTTACCCTCCATTATTGCAAACAGAATAATTTCATTTGTTACAGGAATTCCTTCTCATGACAATGGTTGTGGACTAAAAGCATATCGGGCAGAACTGGTCAGGAATTTTATTGTTCCTCATGGTTTTCACAGATTTCTTCCAGCGGTACTCGGTGTCAAGAGTGAAGAAGTAGCTGAAGTGAAAGTTAATGATCGAAGAAGAACATACGGAAAATCTCACTACGGCCTCTCCCGTACCAAGGAAGTAATCAGAGAATTGCTTACCATACAGTTCATGATTCATAATCCCAAAATATGGCTTCCACGTTTTCGGCTTTTATATATCACTTTTTCAGGGATAACACTAGTATTATTAGTTGTCTCCATATCTAATTCAAAAACTTCAGTACTGCTGATAACCTGTTTATCTCTTATCCTAACCATTGTTTTTAGGATAATTTTTAAAAACTTAGATCGTGTTATTAATATCAGAGAAAAAATGGAGTTCCAGAGGGAAGAATTGTTAATATAA